The genome window TGCAGAAAAAATGACTGTTCAATCAGCCAATAGTCTGCTGAAATTTATAGAAGAACCAGAAGGCGGTTTGTTATTATTATTTTTAACAACAAATCCCGGGCAAATTTTGCCAACAATCCAGTCAAGACTGCAACCTGTCACATTCAAATCACTGACTTTTGATAGTTTACTCGCATCACTAACAGCAGCAGGCATTTCCGAACAAAAAGCGCGGATTTATGCTAGCATTACTGGGAGTGTGGAAGAAGCGAAGGCTTTTGAAGAGAGTGAGTGGTTTAGTGAGGCAAGAAATGTTGTCATCAAGTTATACGAAGGAATTCACCATCAAGGAACCAGCCCATTAATTATCATTCAAGAATCATGGATGCCACTTTTTAAAGAGAAAGATAAGATGGCGCTTGGGCTCGAATTGTTGTTACTGCTGTACCGCGACCGGCTACACCTTACACTTGACGAGAACTACGAACCAATTTGTACAGCGCAAAAAGAAATGCTCGGACAAGATGCGCTGCGCAAGTCACTGTCCGAAACCACAGGGGAAATCGAGAAGATTCTCGCTGCGAAATCAAAACTGGATTCCAATATGAACACGCAACTTCTAATGGAGCAGTTAGTTCTGGAAATCCAAGGGAGGTAATCGCTATGCTTAAAATTGTAGGCGTCCGTTTTAAAGACGTTGGTAAAATATATTATTTCTCACCTGGCGAAC of Listeria monocytogenes contains these proteins:
- the holB gene encoding DNA polymerase III subunit delta', producing MGLQDELTMMQPVVMKIFSKSVRENRLSHGYLFEGTRGTGKKRTALWLAQSLFCLESTETELACGKCTNCTRIASHNHPDVHLLEPDGASIKIDQVRALKQELSKRGMESDQKVVIIYDAEKMTVQSANSLLKFIEEPEGGLLLLFLTTNPGQILPTIQSRLQPVTFKSLTFDSLLASLTAAGISEQKARIYASITGSVEEAKAFEESEWFSEARNVVIKLYEGIHHQGTSPLIIIQESWMPLFKEKDKMALGLELLLLLYRDRLHLTLDENYEPICTAQKEMLGQDALRKSLSETTGEIEKILAAKSKLDSNMNTQLLMEQLVLEIQGR